Proteins encoded by one window of Streptomyces sp. NBC_01571:
- the cysD gene encoding sulfate adenylyltransferase subunit CysD, which produces MTTAATVSEAAGDSEDAGPYALSHLDALESEAVHIFREVAGEFERPVVLFSGGKDSIVMLHLALKAFAPAPVPFSLLHVDTGHNFPEVLEYRDRTVAAHGLRLHVASVQDYIDRGVLKERPDGTRNPLQTVPLTEKIQTERFDAVFGGGRRDEEKARAKERVFSLRDEFSQWDPRRQRPELWQLYNGRHAPGEHVRVFPLSNWTELDVWQYIAREHIELPEIYFAHEREVFQRAGMWLTAGEWGGPKESETVEKRQVRYRTVGDMSCTGAVDSDATTLDAVIAEIAASRLTERGATRADDKMSEAAMEDRKREGYF; this is translated from the coding sequence ATGACGACCGCAGCCACTGTGTCCGAGGCGGCCGGCGACTCGGAGGACGCCGGCCCGTACGCGCTGTCCCACCTGGACGCGCTGGAGTCCGAGGCGGTGCACATCTTCCGCGAGGTCGCGGGCGAGTTCGAGCGGCCGGTGGTCCTCTTCTCCGGCGGCAAGGACTCCATCGTCATGCTGCACCTGGCGCTGAAGGCCTTCGCCCCCGCGCCCGTCCCCTTCTCCCTGCTGCACGTCGACACCGGACACAACTTCCCGGAGGTCCTGGAGTACCGCGACCGCACGGTGGCCGCCCACGGCCTGCGCCTGCACGTCGCCTCCGTACAGGACTACATCGACCGCGGCGTCCTCAAGGAGCGTCCGGACGGCACCCGCAACCCCCTGCAGACCGTGCCGCTGACCGAGAAGATCCAGACGGAGCGCTTCGACGCCGTGTTCGGCGGCGGACGCCGCGACGAGGAGAAGGCCCGCGCCAAGGAACGCGTCTTCTCCCTGCGCGACGAGTTCTCCCAGTGGGACCCGCGCCGTCAGCGTCCCGAGCTGTGGCAGCTCTACAACGGCCGCCACGCACCCGGCGAACACGTCCGCGTCTTCCCCCTCTCCAACTGGACCGAGCTGGACGTCTGGCAGTACATAGCCCGCGAGCACATCGAACTCCCCGAGATCTACTTCGCGCACGAGCGCGAGGTCTTCCAGCGCGCCGGCATGTGGCTGACCGCCGGCGAGTGGGGCGGCCCGAAGGAGAGCGAGACGGTCGAGAAGCGGCAGGTCCGCTACCGCACCGTCGGCGACATGTCCTGCACGGGCGCCGTCGACTCCGACGCGACCACGCTGGACGCCGTGATCGCCGAGATCGCCGCCTCCCGGCTCACCGAGCGGGGCGCCACCCGCGCCGACGACAAGATGTCCGAAGCGGCGATGGAAGACCGCAAGCGCGAGGGGTACTTCTAG
- a CDS encoding helix-turn-helix domain-containing protein: MAHPPIDVTRLAALDAAQAARVLGEVREATLAGHPARITPRPVIGQSWERMLRGGVDPDHDVRAGLLVRDEVERRRQTSELRHVLPVLREALLSVADAAHHIAVVADQEGRVLWREGCASVLRKADGFGFELGADWRESVVGTNGVGTPLVTRQPVQVFSAEHFVRTHHSWTCAGAPVTDPRDGSLLGVVDVSGPLDTLHPATLALVGSVAKLAEARLRELHLASLERLRAVAAPVLARLGGRAVAVDRDGWTAAVTGMPYTNRLALPKEPSAGRGWLPTLGACVVEPLPGGWLVRAADDPAPRRPARILLDLAHPRRWSVTVTSDAGTWCQELTPRHAELLYLLAARPAGRSAAGLADDLFGDSGRTVTVRAEMSRVRRYLGAFLEHRPYRFCDDTEVELALPEDPRDLLAHSTAPAVRRARVAGPPCTAPGAAVSAVNHKERISGPSSGVLDQVRRSLP; encoded by the coding sequence GTGGCGCACCCGCCGATCGACGTGACACGGCTCGCCGCCCTGGACGCCGCGCAGGCGGCCCGTGTGCTGGGCGAGGTGCGCGAGGCCACGCTGGCCGGACATCCGGCCCGCATCACGCCGCGCCCGGTGATCGGGCAGTCCTGGGAGCGCATGCTGCGCGGCGGCGTCGACCCCGACCACGACGTCCGGGCGGGGCTGCTCGTCCGCGACGAGGTGGAGCGGCGGCGACAGACCTCGGAGCTGCGGCATGTGCTGCCGGTGCTGCGCGAGGCGCTGCTCTCGGTCGCGGACGCGGCCCACCACATCGCGGTGGTCGCGGACCAGGAGGGCCGGGTGCTGTGGCGCGAGGGCTGCGCGTCGGTGCTGCGCAAGGCCGACGGGTTCGGTTTCGAGCTCGGCGCGGACTGGCGCGAGAGCGTCGTCGGCACCAACGGCGTGGGCACCCCGCTGGTCACCCGCCAACCCGTACAGGTGTTCTCCGCCGAGCACTTCGTGCGCACCCATCACTCGTGGACGTGCGCCGGCGCTCCGGTCACCGACCCGCGCGACGGCAGTCTGCTCGGCGTGGTGGACGTGAGCGGACCGCTGGACACACTGCACCCGGCCACGCTGGCGCTGGTCGGCTCGGTGGCCAAGCTCGCCGAGGCGCGCCTGCGCGAGCTGCACCTGGCCTCTCTGGAGCGACTGCGCGCGGTGGCGGCGCCGGTGCTGGCCCGGCTCGGGGGGCGTGCGGTGGCCGTCGACCGGGACGGCTGGACCGCCGCGGTCACCGGGATGCCGTACACGAACCGGCTCGCGCTGCCCAAGGAGCCGAGCGCCGGGCGCGGTTGGCTGCCGACGCTCGGGGCGTGCGTGGTGGAACCGCTGCCCGGCGGCTGGCTGGTCCGGGCCGCCGACGACCCGGCGCCCCGGCGGCCCGCGCGGATCCTGCTGGACCTGGCGCATCCGCGCCGCTGGTCGGTGACGGTCACCTCGGACGCGGGAACCTGGTGCCAGGAGCTGACCCCCCGGCACGCCGAACTGCTCTATCTGCTGGCGGCCCGTCCGGCCGGCCGCAGCGCCGCGGGCCTCGCCGACGACCTGTTCGGCGACTCCGGCCGCACGGTGACCGTACGGGCCGAGATGTCGCGGGTACGGCGGTACCTCGGGGCCTTCCTGGAACACCGGCCGTATCGTTTCTGCGACGACACCGAGGTGGAGTTGGCCCTCCCGGAGGATCCCCGGGACCTGCTCGCCCACTCGACGGCACCGGCGGTACGCAGGGCGCGCGTCGCGGGACCCCCTTGTACCGCACCGGGGGCCGCCGTGTCCGCCGTGAACCACAAGGAGCGTATTTCGGGACCGTCTTCCGGGGTCCTCGACCAGGTACGCCGCTCCCTGCCGTAG
- a CDS encoding GNAT family N-acetyltransferase, with product MSNVTVTTWSLEQTAPTDLLPAAAPDGDVRIVRAEVSSPEFSRFLYASVGADVRWTDRLGWTYAEWERFLDRPGVETWVAYDRGTPAGYVELEPQDDGVVEIVYFGLIPAFRGRRIGGHLLSHGVARAWDLAERVPGRAETKRVWLHTCSQDGEHAMDNYLRRGFKLFETEVEEKPDVAAPGPWPGARTV from the coding sequence ATGAGCAACGTCACTGTGACCACCTGGTCCCTGGAGCAGACGGCCCCGACCGACCTGCTCCCCGCGGCCGCGCCCGACGGAGACGTCCGGATCGTGCGCGCCGAGGTCTCCTCGCCCGAGTTCAGCCGCTTCCTGTACGCCTCGGTCGGCGCCGACGTCCGCTGGACCGACCGGCTGGGCTGGACGTACGCGGAGTGGGAGCGGTTCCTGGACCGGCCGGGCGTGGAGACCTGGGTCGCCTACGACCGGGGGACGCCGGCGGGCTATGTCGAGCTGGAACCGCAGGACGACGGCGTCGTGGAGATCGTCTACTTCGGCCTGATCCCCGCCTTCCGCGGCCGGCGCATCGGCGGTCACCTCCTCTCGCACGGGGTCGCGCGGGCCTGGGACCTGGCGGAGCGGGTGCCGGGCCGGGCCGAGACCAAGCGGGTCTGGCTGCACACCTGCAGCCAGGACGGGGAGCACGCCATGGACAACTACCTGCGGCGCGGGTTCAAGCTCTTCGAGACCGAGGTCGAGGAGAAGCCGGACGTGGCCGCCCCCGGCCCCTGGCCCGGAGCGCGGACGGTCTGA
- the cysC gene encoding adenylyl-sulfate kinase: protein MTEIAENQENQVTGATIWLTGLPSAGKTTIAYELAGRLREEGHRVEVLDGDEIREFLSSGLGFSRADRDTNVRRIGFLAELLSRNGVKALVPVIAPYADSREAVRGRHRAGGTTYLEVHVATPVEVCSVRDVKGLYAKQAAGEISGLTGVDDPYEEPESPDLRIESHTQSVQESAAALHALLTERGLA from the coding sequence ATGACCGAGATCGCGGAGAACCAGGAGAACCAAGTGACCGGAGCCACGATCTGGCTCACGGGTCTGCCGAGTGCCGGCAAGACCACCATCGCGTACGAGCTGGCCGGCCGGCTGCGCGAGGAGGGCCACCGCGTCGAGGTGCTCGACGGGGACGAGATCCGCGAGTTCCTCTCGTCGGGCCTCGGCTTCTCGCGCGCCGACCGCGACACCAACGTACGGCGCATCGGTTTCCTCGCCGAACTCCTCTCGCGCAACGGCGTCAAGGCGCTGGTGCCGGTGATCGCGCCGTACGCGGACAGCCGTGAGGCGGTGCGGGGGCGGCACCGGGCCGGTGGCACCACGTATCTGGAGGTCCATGTGGCGACCCCGGTCGAGGTCTGTTCGGTACGTGATGTGAAGGGGCTGTACGCCAAGCAGGCCGCGGGCGAGATCTCGGGGCTGACCGGCGTCGACGATCCCTACGAGGAGCCCGAGTCGCCCGATCTGCGCATCGAGTCGCACACCCAGTCCGTGCAGGAGTCCGCGGCCGCGCTGCATGCGCTGCTCACCGAAAGGGGTCTCGCATGA
- a CDS encoding putative leader peptide, whose protein sequence is MSGTGIALVSRRHVDLGRMSSAICPVS, encoded by the coding sequence ATGTCTGGAACTGGAATTGCCTTGGTGAGTCGGCGGCACGTCGACCTCGGCCGCATGTCCAGCGCCATCTGTCCGGTGAGCTGA
- a CDS encoding phosphoadenylyl-sulfate reductase encodes MTTVQEDRGTEDLRSIAEQAGRDLEDASALEILQWAVDTFGGKFCVTSSMEDAVVAHLASRARPDGGPVDVVFLDTGYHFPETIGTRDAVEAVMDVNVITLTPRRTVAEQDAEYGPALHDRDPDLCCALRKVKPLEEGLTSYDAWATGLRRDESPTRANTPVVGWDEKRQKVKISPIARWTQDDVDAYVAEHGVLTNPLLTDGYASVGCAPCTRRVLEGEDARAGRWAGRSKTECGLHG; translated from the coding sequence ATGACGACCGTTCAGGAAGACCGCGGCACCGAGGACTTGAGGAGCATCGCCGAACAGGCCGGGCGCGACCTCGAGGACGCGTCGGCCCTGGAGATCCTCCAGTGGGCGGTGGACACCTTCGGCGGGAAGTTCTGCGTGACCTCCTCCATGGAGGACGCGGTCGTCGCCCATCTCGCCTCCCGCGCCAGGCCCGACGGCGGTCCGGTCGACGTGGTCTTCCTCGACACCGGTTACCACTTCCCCGAGACCATCGGCACCCGGGACGCGGTCGAGGCGGTGATGGACGTCAACGTCATCACCCTCACCCCCCGGCGGACGGTCGCCGAACAGGACGCCGAGTACGGGCCCGCGCTGCACGACCGCGACCCGGACCTGTGCTGCGCCCTGCGCAAGGTCAAGCCCCTCGAAGAGGGCCTGACGTCGTACGACGCCTGGGCCACGGGGCTGCGCCGGGACGAGTCCCCCACCCGGGCGAACACCCCGGTCGTGGGCTGGGACGAGAAGCGGCAGAAGGTCAAGATCTCACCGATCGCCCGCTGGACGCAGGACGACGTGGACGCCTACGTCGCCGAGCACGGCGTGCTCACGAACCCGCTGCTGACCGACGGTTACGCCTCCGTCGGCTGCGCGCCCTGCACCCGCCGTGTTCTGGAGGGCGAGGACGCGCGCGCCGGCCGCTGGGCGGGACGTTCCAAGACCGAATGCGGGTTGCACGGCTGA
- a CDS encoding ABC transporter ATP-binding protein: MATTFAKETDSAVAVDHAARIEHVSKSFAGPAGPQLVLDDITLDVAPGEFVTLLGASGCGKSTLLNLVAGLDAPTAGSITTDGRPALMFQEHALFPWLTAGKNIELALRLRGVAKSERRERAEELLELVRLKGAYGKRVHELSGGMRQRVAMARALAQDSQLLLMDEPFAALDAITRDVLHDELTRIWRETRLSVLFVTHNVREAVRLAQRVVLLSSRPGRVAHEWTVDIPQPRRIEDTAVAELSVEITEQLRGEIRRHGQH; this comes from the coding sequence ATGGCCACGACCTTCGCCAAGGAAACGGACAGCGCCGTAGCAGTCGACCACGCCGCCAGGATCGAGCACGTCTCGAAGTCCTTCGCCGGACCGGCGGGGCCCCAGCTCGTTCTCGACGACATCACCCTCGACGTCGCACCGGGCGAGTTCGTCACCCTCCTGGGGGCCTCGGGGTGCGGGAAGTCGACGCTGCTCAATCTGGTGGCGGGGCTCGACGCCCCGACCGCGGGCAGCATCACGACCGACGGGCGCCCGGCCCTGATGTTCCAGGAGCACGCCCTCTTCCCGTGGCTGACCGCGGGCAAGAACATCGAACTCGCCCTGCGTCTGCGGGGCGTCGCGAAGTCCGAGCGCCGCGAGAGGGCGGAGGAGCTGCTCGAACTCGTACGGCTGAAGGGCGCGTACGGCAAGCGGGTGCACGAGTTGTCCGGCGGGATGCGCCAGCGCGTCGCGATGGCCCGCGCGCTCGCCCAGGACAGCCAGCTCCTGCTGATGGACGAGCCGTTCGCGGCGCTCGACGCCATCACGCGGGACGTCCTGCACGACGAGCTGACCCGGATCTGGCGGGAGACACGGCTGTCGGTCCTCTTCGTCACGCACAACGTGCGCGAGGCGGTACGGCTCGCGCAGCGTGTCGTCCTCCTCTCCTCGCGCCCCGGACGGGTCGCGCACGAGTGGACCGTGGACATTCCGCAGCCGCGCCGGATCGAGGACACGGCCGTGGCGGAGCTGTCCGTCGAGATCACCGAACAACTGCGTGGGGAGATCCGCCGTCATGGCCAGCACTGA
- a CDS encoding nitrite/sulfite reductase — MAATPQNPDAAPRRKVSRHRGEGQWAVGHFTPLNGNEQFKKDDDGLNVRTRIETIYSKRGFDSIDPNDLRGRMRWWGLYTQRKPGIDGGKTAILEPEELDDKYFMLRVRIDGGRLTTDQLRVIGEISQEFARGTADLTDRQNVQYHWIRIEDVPEIWNRLEAVGLSTTEACGDTPRVILGSPVAGIAEDEIIDGTPAIDEIHRRIIGNKDFSNLPRKFKSAISGSPLLDVAHEINDIAFVGVNHPEHGPGFDLWVGGGLSTNPKIGQRLGAWVPLDEVPDVYEGVISIFRDYGYRRLRTRARLKFLVADWGVEKFRQILEDEYLERKLVDGPAPEQPVARWRDHVGVHRQQDGNFYVGFAPRVGRVDGTTLTKIAELAGAHGSGRLRTTVEQKMIVLDVEESRVESLVEGLEALGLTARPSPFRRGTMACTGIEYCKLAIVETKARGASLIDELERRLPEFEEPITINVNGCPNACARIQVADIGLKGQLVLDDRGEQVEGFQVHLGGALGLEAGFGRKVRGLKVTSDELPDYVERVLKRFQAQRADGERFATWASRASEEDLS, encoded by the coding sequence ATGGCCGCCACCCCGCAGAATCCCGACGCCGCGCCCCGCCGCAAGGTGAGCCGTCACCGCGGTGAGGGGCAGTGGGCCGTGGGTCACTTCACCCCGCTCAACGGGAACGAACAGTTCAAGAAGGACGACGACGGTCTCAACGTGCGGACACGCATTGAGACGATCTACTCCAAGCGGGGCTTCGACTCGATCGACCCCAACGACCTCCGCGGTCGGATGCGCTGGTGGGGGCTGTACACCCAGCGCAAGCCCGGGATCGACGGCGGCAAGACCGCGATCCTCGAACCGGAGGAGCTGGACGACAAGTACTTCATGCTGCGCGTCCGTATCGACGGCGGCCGGCTCACCACCGACCAACTGCGCGTCATCGGCGAGATCTCGCAGGAGTTCGCGCGCGGCACCGCCGACCTCACCGACCGGCAGAACGTGCAGTACCACTGGATCCGCATCGAGGACGTCCCGGAGATCTGGAACCGTCTGGAGGCCGTGGGCCTGTCCACGACCGAGGCCTGCGGTGACACCCCGCGCGTCATCCTCGGCTCGCCCGTCGCCGGGATCGCCGAGGACGAGATCATCGACGGCACCCCCGCGATCGACGAGATCCACCGCCGGATCATCGGCAACAAGGACTTCTCGAACCTGCCCCGCAAGTTCAAGTCCGCGATCTCCGGCTCGCCGCTGCTGGACGTGGCACACGAGATCAACGACATCGCGTTCGTCGGCGTGAACCACCCCGAGCACGGCCCCGGCTTCGACCTCTGGGTCGGCGGCGGTCTCTCGACCAACCCGAAGATCGGACAGCGCCTCGGCGCCTGGGTCCCGCTGGACGAGGTCCCGGACGTCTACGAGGGCGTCATCTCGATCTTCCGCGACTACGGCTACCGCCGGCTGCGCACCCGCGCCCGCCTGAAGTTCCTGGTCGCCGACTGGGGCGTGGAGAAGTTCCGGCAGATCCTGGAGGACGAGTACCTGGAGCGCAAGCTGGTCGACGGCCCCGCGCCCGAGCAGCCCGTCGCCCGCTGGCGCGACCACGTCGGCGTGCACCGGCAGCAGGACGGCAACTTCTACGTCGGCTTCGCCCCGCGCGTCGGCCGGGTGGACGGCACCACCCTCACCAAGATCGCCGAGCTGGCGGGGGCCCACGGCTCCGGCCGGCTGCGCACCACCGTCGAGCAGAAGATGATCGTGCTCGACGTCGAGGAGAGCCGGGTCGAGTCGCTGGTGGAGGGTCTCGAAGCCCTCGGCCTGACCGCCCGGCCCTCCCCCTTCCGGCGCGGCACGATGGCCTGCACCGGTATCGAGTACTGCAAGCTCGCGATCGTCGAGACCAAGGCGCGCGGTGCCTCCCTGATCGACGAGCTCGAACGCCGTCTCCCCGAGTTCGAAGAGCCGATCACCATCAACGTCAACGGCTGCCCGAACGCCTGCGCGCGCATCCAGGTCGCGGACATCGGTCTCAAGGGCCAGCTGGTCCTCGACGACCGGGGCGAGCAGGTCGAGGGCTTCCAGGTGCACCTGGGCGGCGCGCTCGGCCTGGAGGCCGGCTTCGGCCGCAAGGTCCGCGGCCTCAAGGTCACCTCGGACGAGCTACCCGACTACGTCGAGCGGGTCCTCAAGCGCTTCCAGGCGCAGCGCGCGGACGGCGAGCGCTTCGCCACCTGGGCTTCCCGGGCCTCCGAGGAGGACCTGTCATGA
- a CDS encoding sulfate adenylyltransferase subunit 1, which yields MTSATEPTEPLSVEQLSATTLLRFATAGSVDDGKSTLVGRLLHDSKSILTDQLEAVERVSADRGQDAPDLALLTDGLRAEREQGITIDVAYRYFATARRRFILADTPGHVQYTRNMVTGASTADLAVVLVDARNGVIEQTRRHAAVAALLRVPHVVLAVNKMDLVAYQESVFAAIAEEFTAYASELGVPEITAIPISALAGDNVVEPSANMDWYGGPTVLEHLETVPVSHDLAHCHARLPVQYVIRPQSAEHPDYRGYAGQIAAGTFRVGESVTVLPSGRTSKVAGIDLLGTPVDIAWTPQSVTLLLADDIDISRGDLLVPSKDAPPTTQDVEATVCHVADQPLTVGHRVLLKHGTRTVKAIVKDIPSRLTLDDLSLHPHPGRLVANDIGRVKIRTAEPLPLDSYADSRRTGAFILIDPADGTTLTAGMVGESFAAPQPVKDEGDDDGWDF from the coding sequence ATGACGAGCGCCACCGAACCCACCGAGCCGTTGTCGGTCGAGCAGTTGTCGGCGACCACGCTGCTGCGCTTCGCCACCGCGGGCTCCGTCGACGACGGCAAGTCCACCCTCGTGGGCCGTCTGCTGCACGACTCCAAGTCGATTCTGACGGACCAACTGGAGGCCGTGGAGCGGGTATCGGCCGACCGCGGCCAGGACGCCCCCGACCTCGCGCTGCTCACCGACGGCCTGCGCGCCGAGCGGGAGCAGGGCATCACGATCGACGTCGCCTACCGGTACTTCGCCACCGCGCGCCGCCGGTTCATCCTGGCCGACACCCCGGGCCATGTGCAGTACACCCGGAACATGGTCACCGGCGCCTCGACCGCCGACCTGGCCGTCGTCCTGGTCGACGCCCGCAACGGCGTCATCGAGCAGACCCGGCGCCATGCCGCCGTCGCCGCGCTCCTGCGCGTCCCGCACGTCGTCCTCGCCGTCAACAAGATGGACCTCGTCGCCTACCAGGAGTCCGTCTTCGCGGCGATCGCCGAGGAGTTCACGGCGTACGCCTCCGAGCTGGGCGTTCCGGAGATCACCGCGATCCCGATCTCGGCGCTCGCCGGCGACAACGTGGTGGAACCGTCCGCGAACATGGACTGGTACGGCGGCCCGACGGTCCTGGAGCACCTGGAGACGGTCCCGGTGAGCCACGACCTGGCGCACTGCCACGCACGGCTGCCCGTGCAGTACGTGATCCGCCCGCAGAGCGCCGAGCACCCCGACTACCGGGGGTACGCCGGTCAGATCGCGGCCGGTACCTTCCGCGTCGGGGAGAGCGTGACCGTGCTGCCCTCCGGGCGCACCTCGAAGGTCGCCGGAATCGATCTGCTGGGCACACCGGTCGACATCGCGTGGACCCCGCAGTCGGTGACCCTGCTGCTGGCGGACGACATCGACATCTCGCGCGGTGACCTGCTCGTACCGAGCAAGGACGCGCCCCCGACCACCCAGGACGTCGAGGCGACGGTGTGCCACGTGGCGGACCAGCCGCTCACGGTCGGCCACCGGGTCCTGCTCAAGCACGGCACCCGCACGGTCAAGGCGATCGTCAAGGACATCCCGTCCCGGCTGACGCTGGACGACCTCTCGCTGCATCCGCACCCGGGCCGGCTCGTCGCCAACGACATCGGCCGCGTCAAGATCCGTACCGCCGAGCCGCTTCCGCTCGACTCGTACGCGGACTCCCGGCGCACCGGCGCGTTCATCCTGATCGACCCCGCGGACGGCACCACGCTCACCGCGGGCATGGTCGGCGAGTCCTTCGCCGCGCCGCAGCCGGTCAAGGACGAGGGCGACGACGACGGGTGGGACTTCTGA
- a CDS encoding aliphatic sulfonate ABC transporter substrate-binding protein produces the protein MPAIRSTLARRGTAAAVALPLLALAACSYGSESKDDSSKAKVAAGSKKIDGLDSVKIGYFGNLTHATALVANQKGYFQKELGATQAKYQIFNAGPSEIEALNSGSIDIGWIGPSPAINGYTKSAGKNLRIIGGSASGGVKLVVDPKKIKSLKDVKGKKIATPQLGNTQDVAFLNWAAEQGWKVDPQSGKGDVSVVRTDNKITPDAYKSGSIDGAWVPEPTASKLVAEGGKVLLDERDLWPDKKFVITNIIVSQKFLKEHPKAVEAVLKASVDTNKWINANPDEAKAAANKQLEADSGKALPADVLDPAWKSIQVTDDPLASTLNTEADHAVKAGLLEKPTLTGIYDLTLLNKVLKAEGQSTVDDAGLGVK, from the coding sequence GTGCCTGCCATCCGCTCCACCCTCGCACGCCGTGGCACAGCCGCCGCCGTCGCACTCCCGCTGCTCGCCCTCGCCGCGTGCAGCTACGGCTCCGAGTCCAAGGACGACAGCTCGAAGGCGAAGGTCGCCGCCGGGTCCAAGAAGATCGACGGCCTCGACTCCGTGAAGATCGGCTACTTCGGCAACCTGACGCACGCGACCGCGCTCGTGGCCAACCAGAAGGGCTACTTCCAGAAGGAGCTCGGCGCCACGCAGGCCAAGTACCAGATCTTCAATGCCGGTCCCAGCGAGATCGAGGCGCTGAACTCGGGCTCGATCGACATCGGCTGGATCGGTCCCTCGCCGGCCATCAACGGCTACACCAAGTCCGCCGGGAAGAACCTGCGCATCATCGGCGGTTCGGCGTCCGGTGGCGTGAAGCTCGTGGTCGACCCGAAGAAGATCAAGTCCCTGAAGGACGTCAAGGGCAAGAAGATCGCGACCCCGCAGCTCGGCAACACGCAGGACGTCGCGTTCCTCAACTGGGCCGCGGAGCAGGGCTGGAAGGTCGACCCGCAGAGCGGCAAGGGCGACGTCTCGGTGGTCCGCACGGACAACAAGATCACCCCGGACGCCTACAAGTCCGGCTCCATCGACGGCGCCTGGGTGCCGGAGCCGACCGCGTCAAAGCTGGTCGCCGAGGGCGGCAAGGTGCTGCTCGACGAGCGGGACCTGTGGCCCGACAAGAAGTTCGTGATCACGAACATCATCGTGTCGCAGAAGTTCCTCAAGGAGCACCCGAAGGCCGTCGAGGCCGTGCTGAAGGCCTCGGTCGACACCAACAAGTGGATCAACGCCAACCCGGACGAGGCGAAGGCGGCGGCGAACAAGCAGCTGGAGGCCGACTCCGGCAAGGCGCTGCCGGCCGATGTGCTCGACCCGGCCTGGAAGTCCATCCAGGTCACCGACGACCCGCTGGCGTCCACCCTCAACACCGAGGCGGACCACGCGGTGAAGGCCGGTCTGCTGGAGAAGCCCACCCTCACGGGCATCTACGACCTCACCCTGCTGAACAAGGTCCTCAAGGCCGAGGGGCAGAGCACCGTCGACGACGCCGGTCTCGGCGTCAAGTAG